Within Parachlamydiales bacterium, the genomic segment CTATTGCTCTTGTTCCTGCGGCAAATTTTGGTACCTCGAAGACACCGAGTGGCCCATTCCAAATGACTGTTCCAGCTTTTTGGAGATGAGAAGAAAACTGCCTTATAGTTTCCGGACCAATATCTACACCTTCAAAACCTTCAGGAATTCCCTTCGTCGGATCAATAATTCTTGTTTCCGCATCTTCTTTGATGGCATTGGCGATGACAATATCTACAGGAAGGATCAATCGGTTAGGCTGGCCTTTTACACTTTCCAAAATACTTTTGGCTTCATTCAGCATCTCGTCCTCGTGAATGGAGTTGCCGATAGCGTACCCTTGTGCCTTAAAGAAAGTAAAAGACATGCCGCCGCCAATCAATAAAGTATCGACTTTTTTTAATAGAGAGCGGATAACTCCCAGTTTTGTCGAGATTTTGGCTCCGCCAATGATGGCTTGAAAAGGCCTTTTTGGATTTTCCAGCGTATGGCCTATAAATTCTATTTCCTTTTGCAGGAGAAAGCCTGCCGCAGCTTTACCCGGAAAATATTGTGCAATCGCAGCAGTGGAGGCATGGGCGCGATGCGCAGTGCCGAACGCGTCGTTAATATATAAATCGCCTAGGGAAGCGAGGCTTTTAGCAAAGGAGGGGTCCTTTTCAGGTTTTTCTTCTCCTTTATGAAAACGTAAGTTTTCCAAGAGCAGAACTTGTCCCGGTTTAAGTTGGGAAACCAGTCTCTCAACATCGGGCCCTATGCAGTCGGGCGCCATCATGATAGGGTGGTCCAGGAGAATTGAAAGGCGGGCTGCGCATGGCTTCAGAGAAAATTCCGGGTTAACTTCCCCATTAGGCCGGCCCAAATGGCTCATTAATATCACGGAGCCGCCGTTCTTAAGGATATGCCTGATGGAGGGAAGGGAGGCAGAAATACGTGTGTCGTCGGTAATTTGGTGGGAATCATCCAAAGGAACATTGAAATCGACCCTCATCAAAACTTTTTTATTATGAAGATTGAGATCTGAGATTGACAATTTCTGCGCCATGGGAAATTCTCCTGTGTTGAGATTGTTATAACATAAAGCTTCTGAGGCTTGTCAATGGCAGAAAACTATATTTTTACATTTCAAGATTTACGCAAAGAATATGGAAATCGCGGATTGACTCGCCAAGATCTGCTGCCAAGTCCTTTTCAACTATTTAATGCCTGGTTCCTAAGTGCCAAAGAAAGCGGAGCCATGGAGCCTAATGCCTTCCTGCTATCGACTGCTACAAACGATGGTAAACCTTCCTGCAGAGCCCTATTAATGAAACATTTTGATGAAGACGGCCTTCTGTTTTTCACCAATTATGGGAGTAGAAAAGCCTATGAGCTGGATGCAAACCCTTATGCCGCGATCACATTTTGGTGGGGTAATATAGAAAGGCAGATACGGATGGAGGGAACTGTGAAGAAAACCTCTCGTGAAATTTCTGAAGAGTATTTCGCGCACAGACCGCGTAAAAGCCAATTAGGGGCGTGGGCATCACGCCAGGATATGCCGGTGCATGCCAAAAGCTCCCTTGAAAGTGCATACAGTCAAGCTGAAAAACTTTATGAGGGCAAGGATATTCCTTGTCCGCGGCATTGGGGTGGGTATCGTTTTACACCGGCTACTTTTGAATTTTGGCAGGGAAGTGAAGCACGCTTACACGATAGATTTTTATATCTCAAAGAGGGCGGCAATTGGAATATAACCCGACTGTCGCCTTAGTTAAGTCTATCTTCGATCTCTATGTAAATAATTTCGCTTGTTCAGGGAATTTATCTATTCCATTTTGAAGGATAATTGCTTCTGCTAAGGTATTCATAGAATTTAGGGTTGTTAATTCCCTCTGTAGGGACGCTGCATCATTTCCCTCTGCAGGATTGAATAGCAGCATTACAAAAAAAGGCGAGCCTATTACCATATTCTGAACGGAGGGATTATTTTGGTGACTCCAATCTTTCATATAGGTCACTGTCATAATATCGATAAGATCTTTAAAAAGTGCATATTCTTTGGGATGCGTCTC encodes:
- a CDS encoding phosphoglycerate kinase encodes the protein MAQKLSISDLNLHNKKVLMRVDFNVPLDDSHQITDDTRISASLPSIRHILKNGGSVILMSHLGRPNGEVNPEFSLKPCAARLSILLDHPIMMAPDCIGPDVERLVSQLKPGQVLLLENLRFHKGEEKPEKDPSFAKSLASLGDLYINDAFGTAHRAHASTAAIAQYFPGKAAAGFLLQKEIEFIGHTLENPKRPFQAIIGGAKISTKLGVIRSLLKKVDTLLIGGGMSFTFFKAQGYAIGNSIHEDEMLNEAKSILESVKGQPNRLILPVDIVIANAIKEDAETRIIDPTKGIPEGFEGVDIGPETIRQFSSHLQKAGTVIWNGPLGVFEVPKFAAGTRAIANTVANIQATTIVGGGDSIAALQQMGLADSISHLSTGGGATLEYIEFGKLPGIESLSDKK
- the pdxH gene encoding pyridoxamine 5'-phosphate oxidase codes for the protein MAENYIFTFQDLRKEYGNRGLTRQDLLPSPFQLFNAWFLSAKESGAMEPNAFLLSTATNDGKPSCRALLMKHFDEDGLLFFTNYGSRKAYELDANPYAAITFWWGNIERQIRMEGTVKKTSREISEEYFAHRPRKSQLGAWASRQDMPVHAKSSLESAYSQAEKLYEGKDIPCPRHWGGYRFTPATFEFWQGSEARLHDRFLYLKEGGNWNITRLSP